The sequence CTTCGGTCAGATCATGATGAATGGAAACAATCAGCAAATTGAAATTTTTTTTGCCAGCCGCATGATCGCTCATAAAATACGCCTTTCAACTTTTTTTTCAGGATTAAACCAGTCAGTTTTAAGCATGCTTATTAAAGATAATTCATTTTCTAAAAAAATCAATAAAAAAAACATAACTGAATTAGGTCCGCCAAAAGCGGCAACTGTATTTGATAGACGTAGGAGCCGCATCCCCATGCGGCGATTCCGGACGAACCGCATCCCCATGCGGCGATTCCAAACACCAGATGCATCGCCGAACAGGGGTTCGTCTCCTACCTTGATTGTGCGCTTTTTTGCGGCAAGATTGAAATTCCTATGCATGACCTTAATTTTGCACCGTCAATTCTTTTTTCAACTGGCGCAGCGCCGCGGCCCGTCCGGCAAACCTGCCTTCCAACTGGGCGTCGTAAAGATTTTTTTTCAATTGCCCCACGGCCGGACCGGGAGGAACGCCCAGGGCAATAATGTCGCGGCCGGTGATCAAAGGCGGCGGCAAAACCGGCTGATTCTTGAATTTCTTCATAAAATCCGTCAGAAAAACATAATTCTGCATATCGCCGTGGCTGGCGGCGCAGTCAAGCCGGTGCAATTCAAGCTCGTCCGGAAAAGTGGCGGCAGTTACCAGTCGCCGCAGGGTTGATTTCCGCATGCGGCGCACTTCCATGAAACGCATGTGATTTCCGATGATATAACTGACGGCTTTGATATCCGCGGAAGGCAGGCGCAAACGCTGGAGGATTGCCGCGGCCATGACGGCCCCGCATTCGGCATGGCGGTTAAAACGAATCCGGTCGGACGCCCGGCGCGCCGTGGCCGGCTTGCCGACGTCGTGGAGCAAAACCGCGTAAGCCAGCCGCGCGCCGCGCGCGGCCGGCGGGGATGCCGCCGACGCGTTCAACATCATGACGGTATGCGTCCAAACGTCTCCTTCGGGATGAAACTGGGGCGGCTGTTCCTGGCCGCGCATTGCCTCAAGTTCCGGCAGAATTTCATGCAATAACCCCAAAGAATTCATCATCTCCAGCGCGTCGCCCGGCCGTCGGGCCTCCAGCAGTATCCTTGTCAATTCCTGCCGGATTCTTTCGGCGCTGACCCGGCCGATTAACGGCGCGTTTTGTTTTATGGAAAGGGCCGTTCCCGATTCAATCGTAAAATCAAAAGTCGCGGCAAAACGGACGGCGCGCAGCAGGCGCAAATGGTCGTCCCGAAATCGCTGATCAGGTTCGCCCACGGCCCGGATGATTTTCTTTTCAAGGTCTTCTCTCCCGCCGGCATAATCGCGAACCTTGCCTTCCACGGGGTCAAAAAACATGGCGTTGATCGTGAAATCGCGGCGGGCGGCGTCGGCGCGCTCATCGGCGAACACAACCGATTGCGGATGCCGCCCGTCCCGGTAGACTCCGTCGGCGCGGAAGGTGGCCACTTCGTAATAATCAGTCTGCGGCGCGGCGGACGGTTTCCCGGGCAAAATTTTCCGCCTTATGCCGACGCGCACGACACCGAACGCCTTGCCCACGGCAAACGAGCGGGGAAACAATTCCTGCACGCGGTCCGGCGGAGCGTCGGTAGCGACGTCAAAATCCTTCGGTTCGCGGCCGAGGAGCATGTCGCGCACGCATCCGCCGGCGAAAAGCGCCTGAAATCCGGCCCGGCGCAGGCGCGAAACGATCTTTCCGGCTCCTTCCGCCAATGGCGAATCATTTTGCATGCTATTCATGTCCGGAAACAAAAGGCGCGCGGCAGCAAATCGCGCAATTTGAAAATTCTGACCCGGCCCGGGCTTGCCCCGGCGGCCGTCAGCACGATTAAATCCGGCCCGCAGAATTCAGCCAGCGCCTGCAGGCAGGCGCCGCAGGGCACGGCCGGCCGGCGGCCGGAAGCCGCCACGGCGATGGCCGCGAAACGGCG is a genomic window of Kiritimatiellia bacterium containing:
- a CDS encoding CCA tRNA nucleotidyltransferase, translated to MQNDSPLAEGAGKIVSRLRRAGFQALFAGGCVRDMLLGREPKDFDVATDAPPDRVQELFPRSFAVGKAFGVVRVGIRRKILPGKPSAAPQTDYYEVATFRADGVYRDGRHPQSVVFADERADAARRDFTINAMFFDPVEGKVRDYAGGREDLEKKIIRAVGEPDQRFRDDHLRLLRAVRFAATFDFTIESGTALSIKQNAPLIGRVSAERIRQELTRILLEARRPGDALEMMNSLGLLHEILPELEAMRGQEQPPQFHPEGDVWTHTVMMLNASAASPPAARGARLAYAVLLHDVGKPATARRASDRIRFNRHAECGAVMAAAILQRLRLPSADIKAVSYIIGNHMRFMEVRRMRKSTLRRLVTAATFPDELELHRLDCAASHGDMQNYVFLTDFMKKFKNQPVLPPPLITGRDIIALGVPPGPAVGQLKKNLYDAQLEGRFAGRAAALRQLKKELTVQN